The genomic region TGAGAGTCTTGTCTACGCTCTGCCCTCTCAGAGTGGGGTCGGAGTAAATCAGGTCGGAAGCCAGCACGGAAATGTCCGAACCGCCGGTCTGCTTGAGGATTTGTGAGAAAATCAGTTCGAAGTCCGTACTCGTGGTCTTGCCTTTGGTTTTGGCGACGTTGAAGATATTCTGCGCTTTTGTAAACTGCGACTGACTCAGCCCCAGCGGATTGACCTCCGTATTGACAACGAATAATTCGGTTTTGTCGGGAGTTACGGCTTCAAACCCGTTGATGACCTGATTCAGCGTCCGTTTGAAGTCGCCGCTCGAACCGGGGGCATCGTAGGGAAACATGCTCCCGCTGGCTTCGAGGTACAGTTTCAGCTCCAGCGACTGGCCCGCCGAGCCTTCCAGCTCAATGACGGGAGGCTTGCCGGTTTCGTTCCGAATGTCGCGGTAGGCTTTGCTCCGCTTCAGGTACGCCAGCAGAGCCGCGTCGCCGCCCTCCGAAAGGCTGGCCGTCGCTTTTTCGTCGGCCAGCTTATCGCCGTTGTCGGTGATGAACTGACGGAGTTCCGCCGCCTCTCTGGCATCAAGTTTCTGATCGGAAAAGCCACTTTCAATTTTGGTATCCAGTTCATCTTTCGGCCCGCTGCAACTGGTCAGCAGGGCGGTTACAGACAGAGTTAAGGCAATTATTCGATTCATTGTGTCTCGCAGACCTCCGGTCTGCCGGGTTGATTCTTTGTTAAACGGACCAGACGTCCGGATTACCTTCGTCGGTAGGGCAGCAGATACGCCGCCACAAACAGGGCCGCCAGCAGGTACAGGTACGTTTCGGAAGCCGTATCGCCTTCAAACCCGTCGCAGCTTTGCATCCAGAAGGCCATCCCGGTACAGAGCACAATGGGCCAGTACAGCAGCCGAACCAGCCAGCGCCGCGTGCCGCTTCCGAAGAGGTACGACGCCAGGGCCAGCATCACGGCCGTCAGGATGCCCCAGAACGACTCCAGCAGGGCGGGCGTCCGGCCTCCCCGGGGCGAGGGTTCGTTGCCCGACAGGGCCAGCGCGATCAGCGCCGCGAGCGCAATCAGCGAGCCCGGCCAGTTCAGCCACCCACCCCGCTGCGCCGGCACTTCCGAAGCCGCGTACGGCTCATACCGCTCCGGCACGACCTCCGCCCTGACCGGAAGCACCTCGTCGGCGGGTACCACCGGGGGATTTGTCAGCGTCACGGGCACAACCGGCGGGCGGCCTTCTTCACTAACGTCTACCTGTATGGTCAGATTATCCGCAACCACCGCGTTTTCCGGCAAATCTTCGCGCCGGAAGTACCGCACCCTGCCCGCTTCGTCGCGCAGCAGGCCGCAGCGGGTCAGTTCATCGTAGTGAATTATCGTTCCCTGCATCCGTTCTGCCGGCTGGTGAAAGCGGGTAAAAGTAGCGAATGGTCAAATAAATCGCTATAAATTGATGATGACCTGAGGATACGACTTATTAATGGTCGCCGGGTCGTACCTTTGTGCACGATTTAATCCCCTGCGCGTATGTCCGTTCGCCCGAAAAAACACCTTGGTCAGCATTTTCTGAAAGATTTGAGCATTGCCCAGCGTATCGCCGGGCTGCTGTCGGGGCATGGCGGCTACCCGAACGTGCTCGAAATCGGCCCCGGCATGGGCGTTCTGACGCAATACCTGCTGCCCGACGGGCGCTTTACGACGCACGTCATTGAAATCGACGCGGAGTCGGTCGTGTACCTGAACGACCATTTTCCGATGCTTCGCGGGCGGATTATTGAAGGCGATTTTCTCAGAAAAAACCTGGCGACGCTGTTTGAAGGGCCGGTGGCCGTGATCGGCAATTTTCCCTATAACATTTCGTCGCAGATTTTCTTTAAAGTGCTGGAGCATCGCCAGCAGGTGCCGGAAGTGGTGTGCATGCTGCAGAAAGAAGTTGCCCAGCGCATCGCTTCGCCGCCGGGCAACAAAGATTACGGCATTCTGAGCGTGCTGCTGCAGGCGTTTTACGACATCAAATACGAATTCACGGTCGATGCGGGCGTGTTCCAGCCGCCGCCGAAAGTGCAGTCGGGCGTTATCAGCCTGCGGCGCAACGGCGTGGAAAAGCTCGACTGCGACGAAAAGAAATTTTTCCAGGTCGTCAAACAGGGGTTCAACAACCGCCGAAAAACCCTCCGCAACGCGCTGAAGCCGCTGGGCCTGCCCGAAGCCATGCAGACCCATCCGCTGCTGGACAAACGGGCCGAGCAGCTGGGCGTGAAGGAGTTTGTGGAATTGACACAATGTATCCACGGGCTTTAGCCCGTGAGGTGAAGCCCGGGAATACGAAAACCTGCTGTCCATGTAGAATCACGGGCTGAAGCCCGTGGATACTTATGACTTTCGAGCTAACCAAAGAATTTTTAGAGCGTATTCAGTCCTCCATCGACGTGCGGGATGCTGCCACCCTGCGGGCGGAGATGGAAGAGTTATACCCCGCCGACATTTCCCGCATTCTGTACGAACTGGATAATGAGTCGGCTCGGTACGTGCTGGGTCTGCTCGACCGCGACATCGGGGCCGAAATTCTGGCCAACCTCGACCCGTCGGACCGCGTTGGCTTTCTGAAAGGCTTTACGTCGGAGGAGTTGGCGCCGTTTATCGAGAACATGGACTCCGACGATGCCGTGGACATACTCAACGAGCAGTCCATCCGGACCCGCGAAGAGGTGATTGCGCTGCTCAAGGACCGCGAACAGGCCCGTTTTATCCTTGATCTGCTCCATTACGACGAAGACGTAGCAGGCGGCCTGATGCAGAAGGAACTCATCAAGATCAACGTCAACCTGACGGTCAACCAGTGCATTGAGGAAATCCGGCAACAGGCAGAAAACGTCGAGAATGTGTACTCGGTCTACGTCGTGGACGACATGGGCAAGCTGCTGGGACGCGTTTCGCTGAAAAAAATTGTGCTCTCGCGGAAGACGGCCAAAATCGCCGACATCTACGAGGACGATATTCATTTTGTGGAAACCTACCGCCCGGCGGCCGAAGTCGCCGAGATCATGCAGCGGTATGACCTGGAAGCCGTGCCGGTCGTCAACGTGCAGGGGCGGCTGCTGGGCCGCATCACCATCGACGATATTCTGGACGTCATTACCGAACAGGCCGAAGAAGACATTCAGGTCATTTCGGGTCTGACGGGCGAAGTGGAAGAAGACGACAACGTCTGGCAGCGGGCCCGGGTGCAGCTGCCGTGGCTCATTGCCGGGGCCTTCGGGAGTCTGCTCGCCGCCACCGTTATCAACGGGTTTCAAAGCGAGCTGGGTAAGATTGCGGCCCTGGCGGCGTTCATACCCATCATTGGCTCGACGGGCGGCAACGTCGGGATTCAGACGTCTTCGCTCATTCTGCAAAGCCTCGCCGACACCTCCGGCCTGACCGCTTCGCTCGGCCAGCGGTTGCTCCGGACCCTGCTGGTCGCGCTCATCAACGGCCTGACGGTGGGCCTCATCGCCGGGCTGTATACGTTCCTGATCGGCGAACCGCGGCTGTTTCTGGTGGTGGCAACTTCGCTGCTGGCCGTGGTGCTGCTGGCCTCATTTATGGGCACCATCACCCCGTTGCTGCTCAACCGGATCGGCATCAACCCCGCCGTGGCGTCGGGGCCGTTCATCACAACGGCCAACGACCTGATCGGCATTGGCGTCTATTTTCTGATTGCCGATTTTCTGTTGTCGGAACTGTGATTTAGCTATTACAAAGGTGAATACATTGGCACGAGGCGGGTTGATTTTCTGGTTTCCAGTATTATGAACTTCTCCACGACAAAATCATTTAATCATAAAAATCAGCTTAATCGCAGTTCAGACAGATGATCGCCGTAATTCAGCGCGTTACCCGTGCTTCCGTCACCATCGAAGGAACCCTCAAAGGCCAGATCCAGACCGGGTTCCTGGTCCTGCTGGGCATCACCCATACCGACACCCGCGAAGACCTCGAATGGCTGAGCAAGAAGATTGTCGGGATGCGCGTTTTCAACGATGCCGAAGGGAAAATGAACCTTGATCTGGCGGCCGTCGGAGGCGATATTCTGCTGATCAGTCAGTTTACGCTGCACGCCAGTACCAAAAAAGGCAACCGCCCCGGCTTTACCGAAGCCGCCCGCCCCGAAACGGCCATTCCGCTGTATGAGCAGATGATCGCCCAGCTCACCGCCGACCTCGGCAAACCCATCCAAACGGGCGAATTCGGCGCGGATATGAAGGTGGAACTGCTCAACGACGGCCCGGTGACGATTGTGATGGATACGAAGAATCGAATTTAACTCCGTTTTCTGTCTTCCGTTTTCTGTTTTACGTCATTTCGCCTGCGTAAAGCCCAATATCATGCCGCACACCTGAGAACTGACAACGGAAAACGGAAAACAGAAAACCATTACCTTATGCCTAACAACGTTCTTGGCCAAACGCTTACCTGCTGCTGCACCAATCCCCTGACGGGATACTTTCGGGACGGGTACTGCCGCACGGACGAATCGGACTCGGGTCGCCATGTCATCTGCGCCATCATGACCCGGTCGTTTCTGCAATTTACCCTTAGCCGGGGCAACGACCTCGTTACGCCCCGGCCGGAGTTCCGCTTTCCGGGCCTGAAACCCGGCGACCGCTGGTGTCTCTGCGCCCTGCGCTGGCGGGAGGCGTTCGAAGCCGGGGTTGCGCCGCCGGTCCTGCTTTCCTGTACGCATGAACGTGCCCTCCAATACGTTACGTTAGAAATGCTGGGGGCGATGGCTTTTGAAGAATGAAACCGTTCTGAACCGCGCGGCGGACCGTCGGCATTTTACCGCTTAGGCGTTATTCTGTGATTATTCGATCAGGACGGAGCATCATCATCAATCCCTTAATCCGTGTAATCCCGGTCCAAGATGAAGTCCGTTCTCCTTCTCTCCTTCCTCCTGCTTTCGGCTACCCTGAAAGCCCAGACCTATGCCGAGCGCCTCGGCTTTCCGAAAGGCAAAAAAGTGGTTATCCTGCACGTCGACGATGCCGGCATGAGCTACGAAGCCAATCAGGGCACGCTTAAATCCATGCAAAACGGCATTGCCACCTCCACCAGCGTCATGATGCCCTGCGCCTGGGTGCCGCAGTTTATGGAACAGGTGCAGAAAAATCCGTCTCTCGATGTGGGCGTTCACCTGACCATGACTTCGGAATGGAATCCTTACCGCTGGTTTCCGCTCGTGGGCAAAGACAAGGCACCGGGCCTGTACGACGAGCAGGGTGGTTTCTGGCACTCGGTAGCCCAGGTGGTGGAGCACGCTAAACCGGACGAAGTGGAGGCCGAAATGCGGGCGCAGATTGCCCGTTACCGGCAGTTTGGCGTTCAGCCCACGCACCTGGATTCGCATATGGGCACGCTGTTTGAGATGCCGTTTCTGCCGCGCTACGTGAAAGTCGGCATAGAAGAAAAGATTCCGATTCTGTTTCCCGGCGGCCACGCCACGCTCATCAGCAGCATCAACCGCGTCCCGGAAGCCCTGCGGCCCATGCTCAAACAGATTGGTGAGCAGTTATGGAATGCCGGACTGCCCGTGCTCGACGACCTCGACGGCACCAGCTACAGCTGGAAAATGCCCGCCGGAACGCCCGTGACAGACGAAAGCCTTCAGAAATTCAAGACCCAGAAATTCATCGAACTGCTGCAATCCTGCAAGCCGGGCATCACCTACATCATCATGCACAGCGCCGACGCCGGGGCGCATTTCGACCAGATCAGCAACTCCGGTCAGACCCGCCGCGGCGACATGCTCGCCATGCTCGACCCCGCCCTCAAAGCCTATATTCAGAAAGAAGGCATCATCCTGACCACCTGGCGCGAGCTGAGCGAGCGGCGGAAGAAAGTACAATGATTGAATGATTGAATTTTGAATGATTGAATTTTGAATGGTTGAATGACTGAATGGCTGAATAGCTCCACCTCAATTCAAAAGCTGCGGAGCCAATCAATCATTCAACCATTCAAAATTCAGCCATTCAATACTGTATCGCCCAGTACGGGTTTCGCTGGGCCTTGATGCTGTCGCGGATGTGGTCGGTGAGGAGTTTTTCGTAGTCGGCGTCCTTGATTTTTTTGCCCTTCAGTTTGGGCAGGGTCAGGTCCTTCTTCACGTCTTTGAATTCGACGTTCAGGGCGGTGATCACGACATCCCCGTCATTGATGTCCAGTTCCATGATCAGGCCGGGCAGGCCGTAATAGCGCTCCGGACCAGCCGGAATCGTCAGGTCGTTGGCAAACCAGGCCGTAATTTTCTGGTTTTTGACCGGATCAAACGTTTCGGCCTTCATGCAGACATACCCGGCTATGTCTTTCAACTGATTCAGGATTTTCCACTTCGGCGTGCGCAGCGAATCCTCGATAATGTAGGTTTTGCCGAGCATTTCATGGATTTCCGTTTTCTTTTCCTGGGCGTAATTCCGCTGAATGAGGTAGTCGGTCTGTCGCCACGACCACTGGCCGTCTTCCGACTGCCCGGATTCGCTCAGGTAGGTGTACACGCTCTGGTTTGGATCGAAGGCCAGCTTCATTTTGGTCTTGCCGCCTTCGTCGCGGCTGCCCCAGGTCATCGTGACGCGGTCTTTCTCTTCCTTGCTCAGGTACGGGAGTCGCTGGATGATTTTAGCCCAGTACTCGACCCGCTGGTAGGTCACCAGCCCCTGGCTTTTATCCTGTCCGTGAGCCGCTGCCCCCAGCAGCAGTCCCACGGCGATCAACCAATGTTTCATCTTGATTTCTGCTTTAAAGTCCGTTTAATCACCAGCCGCTCCGACGCATCTGGGCTTTCACGCCCCGAAGGTTATAGGTAAAGCTCAGCATGAAATAGCGCGAAAGGGTCTGTACGCTTTCCCGCACCGAGAAGTTCTGGGACGCATACTGGTTCACGCCCAGATTCCGCTTAAACACATCGTAGACCGAGAACCGCAGTTCGCCCCGGTTGTCTTTCAGGAAAATCTTGTAGACCGACAGGTTCAGAATGGGGATCCGCTGGTCAAAGCCAAACTGCGGGTTGCTGTTGCGGTAAATCTGGTAGTTGAAGTTGCTGTTGAAATACAGGTCTTTCGGCAATTTCAGGTTTAGCTCGCCGCCGTAACGGTCGTTGTAGAAGTCCTGGTCCTGCGTCTTGTTGATCGAATACCGGACGTTGTTGATGTTCCAGTTGGCGTTGGCGTAGAACGTCAGCCAGTCTACCGGCGTCAGATCGAGCCGGGTGCCAAAGTTGTAGTTGCTGGAGGTCGTCTCGTTTTTCACGGCGTTCACAAACACCGGATTCTCGCCCCAGTTCAGCGATGAGTTCAGGTTGAGGGTCGCCTTGGTCTTCTTGAGCGGAAACCCAAAGTTCAGGTACGTCCCGAAACTCTGACCGCCGGAAATGTTCCCCGGCCGGGTCAGCGTCACCAGCGTTTGCGGATTGATGATCTGGTTGTAAACGAGCTGGTTAACGTTGTAGCCGTAGTTGATATTGGCAAAAAAGTTGATAAAGTTCGCCGGATTGAACATGCTGAATCCGCTCGAAACCCGGTGGGTCAGCTGCGGCAGCAGGTCCGGGTTGCCTTCGCGCAGATAACGGGGGTTGCTGTTGTCGAGAAACGGCTGCAAATCCCGGGAAGACGGCATCCGGACATCAACCGTGTAGTCCATGTACAGCCAGCGGTTGTTTTTCAGGTCGTAATTGAAACCGACATTCGGGACGATGGTCGTGAAGGTACGGCCCACGGTCCGGAAATTGGTCGAACTCTGGTCCGGCGCAAACCGTCCGTCCAGCGTAAACTGCTGCCCGGCCGCCCCTACCGACACGTTCATGCCCTTGTACGTGTAGCGCAGGCCGGTTCCTACCCGGTGGTACAGGTAGTCATTGACATAGTACTGGCTCAGGGTGTCGTTGCGGACCGGAATATCGCTCGCCCGGATATCTTTCACATCCCGGTCTACGCGGTCGTAGCGAATGCTGAAGTTGTAAAACGACTCCCAGAAGACTTTGCTGGAAAGCGGTTCGACGTAGAGCAAACCGGCTTTAAGCTGGCTCTGGCGGCTATCGGTCTCCGTGGTCTGGTTCTGATTCAGCAGGCGTTCGCCGGTATTGACGCCGACAAACTGGCTTTTGGCAAACTGCCCGCCGTCGCCATGCGTATCGTTGAAGCTGTAGCTGAGACTGGCGGCGAAGTTCCGGCCTTTCTTCTTGAATTTATGGCGGAAAATCAGCGTGTTGATAAACGCCAGCGAGTTGAAGTCATTGCGGTTGCTGACGTCGGTGGTGCTCGTCAGGGTGTCGCTCCGCAAAAAATCCTGCCGGCTGCTGTAGCGTTCAATGCCGTCGCCGAAGCGCCCGTTGGCCAGAAAAATGAGCGTGTTGAGCGAATCCAGATTTTTCTCCAGGCGGAACGTCAGGCGGTGATTGCGGTTAAACGAGGACCGCAGGTTATCATCGTTCGTTGTGAATGAACTGTTATCCGGCAGAATTGTCTTGCGTTCGCTTTCGGCATCCAGAATCTGGCGGTTCTGGTTGTAGTAATAATTCCCGCTGACTTTCGTCTTTTTGGTGTCGTAATTGTAGTTGCTGCCGCCCGCCAGGTTGCTGGAGAAGCCTCTTCCGCGGTTCCCGGAAGTAGGAATGGAAAAGCTGTTGTTATCGTCCCCGTCCGAGAAGATAATAAACCGCCCGCCATTGCTGAAGCCAAACTCCGGATCATCCGACCAGTTGAACGACTGGCTGCCGCGAAAATCCTGATAATCATCCCACGAAAGGCCGGTCTGGTTGGTGTTGTTGCCCAGTCCGACGATCGAAAACTGTTCTTTTTTATTGAATCGGTTGTAACTGCCTTTGGCTTCTGCTCTGGGTGCGTTGGCCGACCCTTCTACCTTCGACATGGGTCCCGCCCCGGCCGTCAGTTTCCCGAAACCGCCTTTTTTGAAGCTTTCCTTCAATTCGAGGTTGATGGTTTTTTCTTTTTTGCCATCGTCAATGCCCGTCAGTTTGGCCTGTTCGGTTCGGTCGTTAAACACCTGAACTTTGGTCAGGGCCTCGGCCGGGAGGTTTTTGGTTGCCTGTTTGGGGTCGGTGCCGAAAAACTGTTTGCCGTCGACGGTCACCTTCCGTACATCCTGACCCTGGGCCTTGATGTTGCCGTCCTGATCGACCTGCACGCCGGGGAGCTTCCGCAGCAGTTCCTCGACCGTAGCCCCGGGCGGCACCTTGAACGAACTGACGTTGTATTCGATCGTGTCGCCTTTGATCATCAGCGGAGCCTTAGCGGTCTTGATGACCACTTCAAACAGTTCCTTGGTGATGGGCTTCATTTTCAGCGTTCCCAGATCGAGAACGGCATCCTCGCCTGTAGTCACTTCCTGCTGGAACGGGATGTAGCCGACGAAAGACATTTTGAGGAGGTAGGTCCCTTTTTTGACGTTTTTGAACTCAAACGCGCCCTTGCTGTTGGAGCGTCCGTAGTTGATCAGCGTAGAATCTTTGGGCGTGAGGAGCATGACGGTCGCCTCGGAGAGGGCAGCACCGGCCGAATCGGCAGCGGTCCCCCGGATGGTCACACGGGCGGGGGCCTGCGCCAGAGCCGCCTGCCATCCGACAATGGCAAGCAGCAACAGGAAAAGGTTTCGCATAGGGTTAAGAATGGTAGAACTTTGGCAGTTAGGGATAGAGTATGGATTTTGGAAAGGAATTAACTGTAATAGACACGAATGAACTAAAAAATTAGTTTAAGCGGCGCAAGGCATTTATTGAACGGTAAACGAAAGAGGCTAACTTGCGCCCAATCGTTGCAACGTTCACAAAATTTAACATTTAATGACTTTACAGGAAGCACAGAAAACCGTGGACGACTGGATCAAAACTATCGGCGTTCGCTACTTTAACGAACTGACCAACATGGCGATTCTGACGGAGGAAGTGGGCGAACTGGCCCGAATCATGGCCCGCCGCTACGGCGAACAATCGGAGAAGGAGTCGGATAAAAACCGGGATCTGGGCGACGAAATGGCCGATGTGCTCTGGGTCCTGATCTGCCTGGCCAACCAGACCGGCGTCGACCTGACCGAAGCTTTCCGGAAAAATATGGAAAAGAAAACGCAGCGCGACGCCACGCGGCATAAGGAGAATGAGAAACTGTCTTGAACCGCGCGGCGGACCGTCGGGTTTACGCTGATTTTAATGATTAACTGTGATTTTTATTGAGGCGCAGCTTAATCATGTAAATTATTAAAATCAGCGTAAATCAGAGTTCAGACTACAATCCGTACTTGTCCACCAGGTACATCACCGCGGCCATGCTGGCGGCGCCGAGTTCGAGTTCGCGCTTGCTAACGGCCTCGAAGCGGTCGGCGGCCGTGTGGTGGTAATCAAAATAGCGCTGCGAATCGGGCTTGAAACCGAACAGCACCGTACCAGACTGGGCCAGCGGGCCGATGTCCGCCCCACCGCCGCCGGGACCGATTTCGTGCAGCCCGTAAGGTGCCAGTAACTCTTTCCATTGCAGGACTTTCGCCTTCTGTTCGGGCGTCCCGACCAGTCCGAAGCCGCGGGGCGTGAATCCGCCGTTGTCCGATTCAATAGCGGCAATATGCTTTTCGTTGTTCTTTTTGGCGTAATCGGCGTAACCAATCCCGCCCTTGAGCCCGTTTTCTTCGTTCATGAACATAACGGCACGCAGCGTCCGCTTAGGCTTGTACCCCAGCTGCTTCAGCACCCGCAGCACTTCGATGGACTGGACGCAGCCCGCCCCGTCATCGTGCGCCCCTTCGCCCAGGTCCCAGGAATCCAGATGGCCGCCGACCACGATGATTTCGTCGGGACGCTCGGTGCCCCGGATTTCAGCCACCACGTTATAGGATTTAGCATCGGGCAGCGTTTCGCAGTTCTGTTTGAAATAGAAGGTAAGATTCGGGTTCTGCTTCAGCAGGGCACTCAGTTTGTCGGCTCCGTTGGTACTGATGGCGGCCGCCGGAATCAGGGGAACACCCGGCCCGTACCGCAGGGAACCCGTGTGCGGAAAATCATCGGGGTTGGACGCCATCGACCTGACGATGGTCCCGACGGCCCCGAACTTGGCGGCGAAGGTGGCCCCGCCGGCGCGCTGGTCAACGGCCCCGCCGTACGCTTCGAACGTATTCAGTTTGGTGGGGTCCATCGGGCGGTTGAAAAAGACAATTTTGCCTTTGATCCGCCCAGCGCCCAGTTCGTCGAGTTCCTTCAGGCTTTTCACCTCCACGACCTGCGCCTCGATGCCCTTGGAAGGCGTGGCGACGGAGCCGCCGAGCGCGGCAATGGGTACCGTAATCCGGTCTTTACCAGACTTGATGTACGCCTCTTCCTTTGCGCCGCGGACCCAGTGCGGCACCATCACTTCCTGCAGGAAAACGCGGTCGAAGCCCTGCTTTTCCATCAGGTCTTTCGACCAGTCGACGGCCTTCTGCGCCCCGGCCGAGCCGCTCAGGCGCGGTCCGATCTGTTTGGTCAGCTGACGAAGCCATTCGTAGGATTGTCCCCGGGCGAGGGTTTCGTTGTAAATGTTCCGGATGAAGACGGAATCGGGAGTTTGCGCCGTAACGGTGGTACTAGCCAGCAACGCACTCAGGTACACTATTTTTCTCATACGGTAAAAAAAGCAAATAAAATCAGGTTTTTCGTAGCAAAACACCTTGATTTGATTATTTCCGGCGTTCTTACTACTTCTTAGTAGAACAAAAGCAGAAGTAACCTGACCTCTATGCGTGTATTAACTGCCATCCACGACCCCGTTTTTGTCCCCCGCCTTTACTCCCGGTTCGACCAGTTTTTACTCCGCTTCATCAAGGACGAGCGCGACCTGCCGTTTGTTCACCTTTGCCTTCGGATCACGCTGACCCTGATTCCGCTCAGCATCCTGCTTTATATGCCGTTCGTGACGGGCTGGGTCTGGTGGGCCGTGGCGGGCGTTCATTTCTTTCTGAACAATGTGGCGTTCAAAGGACCGTACGGGCTGATGCTGCACTGTACCTGCCACCGGCCGCTTTTCCGGAAAGAATACGACTTTATGAACAACTACATTCCGTGGGTGCTGGCGCCTTTTTTCGGACAAACGCCGGAGACGTATTTCAGCCACCACATCGGCATGCACCATGCCGAAAACAACCAGGAAGACGACGACAGCAGCACCATGGCGTACCGGCGGGACAGCCTTCGCGGCTTTCTGCGGTATTTTCTGGATTTTCTGCTGACGGGTCTGCACGGTCTGATGAGCTACCTGAACCGCAAAAAACGGCGCAAGCTGGCGACCAAAGCCTTTGTCGGAGAGATCACCTTTTTTACCGTCTGCCTCATCCTGGCCTTTGTCAACTGGCAGGCAACCGTGGCGGTGTTCATCCTGCCGTTCTTTATTTTCCGGTTTGTGACCATGCTCGGCAACTGGACCCAGCACGCGTTTATCGACCCGACGGACCCCGGCAATCCGTACAAAAACAGCATTACGTGCATCAACGTCAAGTACAACCGCAAGTGCTGGAACGACGGTTACCACATCAGCCACCACGAACGCCCGGCCATGCACTGGACCGAGCATCCGGCGTATTTCCAGAAAACGCTGCCCAAATACGTAGCCAACAAAGCGCTGATCTTCGACGGCATCGGTTATCCAACCGTGTTTTTCTGCCTGATGACCAAAAAATACGACGTGCTGGCCAGGCACGTCGTTAATCTGGATGGGACTTTTGCGAACGAGCAGGAGATCGTCCGCCTGTTGCAGCAACGGACGCAACCGGTCCGTCAGGCGCAAAGCCAGCCCGCTTTTGCCTGACGTTATCGTCCAATCTGCTCCGGGGTGGCTCCTTTTTCCACGGCTTTCATGACCCGGAAAAAGTTGCCGCTCCAGATTTTTTCGATGTCTTTTTTGGAATAACCGCGCCGCACAAATTCGACCGTGAAGGCTTCGTACTGGCTCACGTCGAAGCAGTCGGCCAGGGCCCCGCCCCCGTCGAAATCGGCGCCCATGCCCACATGGTCGATGCCGATGACTTTGACGATGTGGTCGATGTGGTCCACGGCATCTTTCACGGTTGCCAGCTGCACCGGGTAGGCTTTGTTCAGTTCCATAAACTCGGCCCGGGCTTTTTTCTGCTCCTCTTCGGGCAAACTGGCCATGCCCATGCGACTTTTAAGGCCGTATTTCTTCATCAGCGCATCCAGGGCCGCCGTCCGTTCGGGGCTGGCCGGGATAGTCTTCACGT from Tellurirhabdus rosea harbors:
- the rsmA gene encoding 16S rRNA (adenine(1518)-N(6)/adenine(1519)-N(6))-dimethyltransferase RsmA, which gives rise to MSVRPKKHLGQHFLKDLSIAQRIAGLLSGHGGYPNVLEIGPGMGVLTQYLLPDGRFTTHVIEIDAESVVYLNDHFPMLRGRIIEGDFLRKNLATLFEGPVAVIGNFPYNISSQIFFKVLEHRQQVPEVVCMLQKEVAQRIASPPGNKDYGILSVLLQAFYDIKYEFTVDAGVFQPPPKVQSGVISLRRNGVEKLDCDEKKFFQVVKQGFNNRRKTLRNALKPLGLPEAMQTHPLLDKRAEQLGVKEFVELTQCIHGL
- the mgtE gene encoding magnesium transporter translates to MTFELTKEFLERIQSSIDVRDAATLRAEMEELYPADISRILYELDNESARYVLGLLDRDIGAEILANLDPSDRVGFLKGFTSEELAPFIENMDSDDAVDILNEQSIRTREEVIALLKDREQARFILDLLHYDEDVAGGLMQKELIKINVNLTVNQCIEEIRQQAENVENVYSVYVVDDMGKLLGRVSLKKIVLSRKTAKIADIYEDDIHFVETYRPAAEVAEIMQRYDLEAVPVVNVQGRLLGRITIDDILDVITEQAEEDIQVISGLTGEVEEDDNVWQRARVQLPWLIAGAFGSLLAATVINGFQSELGKIAALAAFIPIIGSTGGNVGIQTSSLILQSLADTSGLTASLGQRLLRTLLVALINGLTVGLIAGLYTFLIGEPRLFLVVATSLLAVVLLASFMGTITPLLLNRIGINPAVASGPFITTANDLIGIGVYFLIADFLLSEL
- the dtd gene encoding D-aminoacyl-tRNA deacylase — translated: MIAVIQRVTRASVTIEGTLKGQIQTGFLVLLGITHTDTREDLEWLSKKIVGMRVFNDAEGKMNLDLAAVGGDILLISQFTLHASTKKGNRPGFTEAARPETAIPLYEQMIAQLTADLGKPIQTGEFGADMKVELLNDGPVTIVMDTKNRI
- a CDS encoding DUF2237 family protein, encoding MPNNVLGQTLTCCCTNPLTGYFRDGYCRTDESDSGRHVICAIMTRSFLQFTLSRGNDLVTPRPEFRFPGLKPGDRWCLCALRWREAFEAGVAPPVLLSCTHERALQYVTLEMLGAMAFEE
- a CDS encoding polysaccharide deacetylase family protein; its protein translation is MKSVLLLSFLLLSATLKAQTYAERLGFPKGKKVVILHVDDAGMSYEANQGTLKSMQNGIATSTSVMMPCAWVPQFMEQVQKNPSLDVGVHLTMTSEWNPYRWFPLVGKDKAPGLYDEQGGFWHSVAQVVEHAKPDEVEAEMRAQIARYRQFGVQPTHLDSHMGTLFEMPFLPRYVKVGIEEKIPILFPGGHATLISSINRVPEALRPMLKQIGEQLWNAGLPVLDDLDGTSYSWKMPAGTPVTDESLQKFKTQKFIELLQSCKPGITYIIMHSADAGAHFDQISNSGQTRRGDMLAMLDPALKAYIQKEGIILTTWRELSERRKKVQ
- a CDS encoding GLPGLI family protein, producing the protein MKHWLIAVGLLLGAAAHGQDKSQGLVTYQRVEYWAKIIQRLPYLSKEEKDRVTMTWGSRDEGGKTKMKLAFDPNQSVYTYLSESGQSEDGQWSWRQTDYLIQRNYAQEKKTEIHEMLGKTYIIEDSLRTPKWKILNQLKDIAGYVCMKAETFDPVKNQKITAWFANDLTIPAGPERYYGLPGLIMELDINDGDVVITALNVEFKDVKKDLTLPKLKGKKIKDADYEKLLTDHIRDSIKAQRNPYWAIQY